From a region of the Pseudanabaena sp. ABRG5-3 genome:
- a CDS encoding DUF4157 domain-containing protein, with protein MNSIRRISFLILLTLALVTAIGVSDLSFFANSEAKSSLAEEAWGQAGSIAYQAAARTMRSKNGEGRPLDNVQKRYLRRYFIDYIDRVTVIYDAQMMDRWILGNVAVHFGKVETIAQTYCDRIYLRDPYQSEDPKQLAVLAHEMVHVRQCAQNGGLDQFGYQYFVEYKRAKQKYENNLMEREAYDLQNRFAKTNQ; from the coding sequence ATGAATAGCATTCGGAGAATCAGCTTTTTAATTTTGTTGACCCTAGCATTAGTAACCGCAATTGGGGTGTCAGATCTAAGTTTTTTTGCGAATTCGGAGGCAAAATCTAGCCTAGCGGAAGAAGCTTGGGGACAGGCGGGATCGATCGCCTATCAAGCGGCGGCAAGAACGATGCGCTCTAAAAATGGCGAAGGCAGACCTCTCGATAATGTCCAGAAACGTTATCTAAGGCGATATTTTATCGATTATATTGACCGTGTCACAGTGATTTACGATGCTCAAATGATGGATCGCTGGATCTTGGGCAATGTCGCTGTTCATTTTGGCAAAGTAGAGACAATCGCCCAAACCTATTGCGATCGCATCTATCTCCGCGATCCATACCAATCTGAAGATCCTAAGCAGTTGGCAGTTCTAGCTCATGAAATGGTGCATGTACGCCAATGCGCCCAAAATGGAGGATTAGATCAGTTTGGCTATCAATATTTTGTGGAATATAAACGCGCCAAACAAAAGTACGAAAATAATCTCATGGAGCGAGAAGCCTACGATTTACAAAATCGCTTTGCCAAAACCAACCAATAA